In Salarias fasciatus chromosome 20, fSalaFa1.1, whole genome shotgun sequence, a single window of DNA contains:
- the plod1a gene encoding procollagen-lysine,2-oxoglutarate 5-dioxygenase 1 isoform X2, which yields MDRGFVLLFLSLLSADLPLTACEQQPAAAENLLVVTVATKETDGFRRFLRSAKHFNYSVKVLGQGLKWEGGDYMSAPGGGQKVRLLKAALDQMKDEDQIILFIDSYDVIFASDPRELLKKFKQAKHKVVFSSESLIWPDRHLEDKHPHVREGNRFLGSGGFMGFLPNIKEMISNWTGADSDSDQLFFTRIYTDPAKRKSINITLDSKCRLFQNLHGALDEVVLKFEDGRVRARNVLYDTLPVIVHGNGPTKLQINYLGNYIPNIWTFEGGCSVCDENLRPLEALQESEHPLVMVGVFIQQPTPFVTVFFERLLQLQYPKNRLKLFIYNQEAHHKHHVDAFLRDHGNLYENIKNIEPEEEMDAPSARNLLFELCRRDEGCDYVFSLDVEVVLKNDKTLKILIEQNLPMIAPMITRSGRLWSNFWGALSADGYYARSEDYVDIVQERRVGVWNVPYVSSVFLVGGSLLRSDLSDPELFSSDVLDPDMAFCHHVRRKGVFMFVTNMHTFGRILSTENYQTTRLHNDLWQIFENPVDWQERYIHQNYTLIMKDKLIEMPCPDVYWFPLFTNVACDHLVEEMEHHGKWSGGGNVDKRIQGGYENVPTIDIHMNQISFDKEWRKLLMEYVAPITEKMYPGYYTQCSSPLNFVVRYKPDEQPLLVPHHDASTFTINIALNSKDVDYQGGGCRFLRYNCSVTAPRKGWALMHPGRLTHYHEGLPTTAGVRYIAVSFVDP from the exons AAAACCTTCTTGTTGTGACAGTTGCAACCAAAGAGACTGATGGCTTCAGGCGTTTCTTGAGGTCTGCCAAACACTTTAACTACAGCGTAAAG GTTCTGGGTCAAGGTCTGAAGTGGGAGGGGGGGGACTACATGTctgctccaggaggaggacagaaagtGCGACTTCTTAAGGCTGCTCTGGACCAGATGAAGGACGAGGATCAGATCATCCTGTTCATTGACAG CTACGATGTGATTTTTGCCTCGGATCCTAGAGAGTTGCTCAAAAAGTTCAAGCAGGCCAAACACAAGGTGGTGTTCTCCTCGGAGAGCCTCATCTGGCCCGACAGACACCTGGAGGACAAGCACCCCCACGTCAGGGAGGGCAACAGGTTCCTGGGCTCCGGGG GTTTCATGGGCTTCCTCCCCAACATCAAAGAAATGATCTCCAACTGGACCGGAGCAGACAGCGACAGCGACCAGCTGTTCTTCACCAGGATCTACACCGATCCAGCAAAAAGA AAATCCATCAATATCACCCTGGACAGCAAGTGCAGACTGTTCCAGAACCTCCATGGTGCTCTCG ATGAGGTGGTGCTGAAGTTTGAGGATGGTCGGGTGCGAGCCAGAAACGTGCTGTACGATACTCTTCCTGTCATCGTTCATGGAAACGGTCCAACGAAG ctgcagaTCAACTACCTGGGTAACTACATCCCCAACATCTGGACGTTTGAAGGTGGCTGCAGCGTGTGCGATGAGAATCTCCGTCCTCTCGAAGCTCTCCAG GAGAGCGAGCACCCCCTGGTGATGGTCGGGGTCTTCATTCAGCAGCCCACTCCCTTCGTCACAGTGTTTTTTGAACGTCTGCTTCAGCTCCAGTATCCGAAGAACAGGCTCAAGCTCTTTATCTACAATCAG GAAGCTCATCATAAGCATCATGTCGACGCGTTCCTGCGGGATCATGGGAACCTTTATGAGAACATCAAGAACATTGAACCTGAAGAGGAGATGGACGCACCCTCCGCCCGCAACCTGCTTTT CGAGCTGTGCCGTAGGGATGAGGGCTGTGACTACGTGTTCAGCCTGGACGTGGAGGTGGTGCTGAAGAATGACAAGACGCTGAAGATCCTCATAGAACAGAACCT TCCGATGATCGCACCAATGATCACTCGATCTGGTCGGCTCTGGAGCAACTTCTGGGGAGCGCTCAGCGCAGACGGCTACTACGCCCGGTCGGAGGACTACGTGGACATTGTTCAGGAACGGAGAGT AGGTGTGTGGAACGTCCCCTACGTGTCCTCGGTCTTCCTGGTCGGCGGCAGCCTGCTGCGATCTGACCTGAGTGACCCGgagctcttcagctcagacgTTCTGGACCCCGATATGGCGTTCTGCCACCACGTCCGCAGGAAG GGGGTCTTCATGTTCGTCACCAACATGCACACGTTTGGCCGCATCCTGTCAACGGAGAACTACCAGACGACTCGCCTCCATAATGACCTGTGGCAGATCTTCGAGAACCCCGTG GACTGGCAGGAGCGCTACATCCACCAGAACTACaccctcatcatgaaggacaagCTGATTGAAATG CCCTGTCCAGATGTTTACTGGTTCCCACTTTTCACCAACGTGGCATGTGACCACCTGGTTGAAGAAATGGAGCATCATGGGAAGTGGTCAGGAGGCGGTAatgtg GACAAAAGGATCCAGGGCGGCTATGAGAACGTCCCCACCATCGACATCCACATGAATCAGATCAGCTTCGATAAAGAGTGGCGGAAGTTACTGATGGAGTATGTCGCCCCCATCACAGAGAAGATGTACCCGGGTTACTACACCCAG TGCTCCTCTCCCTTGAACTTTGTGGTGAGGTACAAACCTGACGAGCAGCCGCTGCTCGTCCCTCACCACGACGCCTCCACATTCACTATTAACATTGCTCTCAACAGCAAAGACGTGGACTACCAG GGGGGCGGATGCCGGTTCCTCCGGTACAACTGCTCCGTCACGGCCCCCCGTAAAGGCTGGGCGCTCATGCACCCGGGCCGCCTCACCCACTACCACGAAGGCCTGCCCACCACCGCGGGGGTCCGCTACATCGCCGTGTCCTTCGTGGATCCCTGA
- the tpk2 gene encoding thiamine pyrophosphokinase 2: protein MSAWSEKVVQLLRRMNSFCSAGSSRDRCFRFEVGGAQVGWVPPHVAPVLARYPDVFLPPQGAVVSLCPRLDTPKTRSEAVDGVLQDLRQQDGFTCLRGWRDERYSVMPQFSDVPLMWMERAATSLFGVKRYGVHVNGYTLGDGGVVNMWLARRAVTKQTYPGLLDNVAAGGLAAEVGIRHTLVKECLEEACIPAAIAARARAVSTVSYTYDDEEGVFPESQFVFDLELPGDFRPTVGDGEVQEFYLLPIDQVKELLATDDFKPNSAMVVLDFLIRHSFIDPDTEPCYQQFVAGLHQTL, encoded by the exons ATGAGCGCGTGGTCGGAGAAGGTGGTGCAGCTGCTCCGCAGGATGAACAGCTTCTGCTCGGCAG GCTCCAGCCGGGACCGCTGCTTCCGCTTcgaggtgggcggggctcaGGTGGGCTGGGTTCCCCCTCACGTGGCCCCGGTCCTGGCCCGCTACCCGGATGTGTTCCTGCCGCCACAGGGAGCCGTGGTGTCGCTGTGCCCCCGCCTGGACACCCCCAAGACCCGGTCCGAGGCCGTGGACGGCGTCCTGCAGGACCTGAGGCAGCAGGACGGCTTCACCTgtctgagaggatggagggacgAG CGGTACAGCGTGATGCCGCAGTTCTCCGACGTTCCTCTGATGTGGATGGAGCGAGCTGCTACCA GTCTGTTCGGGGTGAAGCGCTACGGGGTCCACGTCAACGGCTACACCCTGGGTGATGGAGGCGTGGTCAACATGTGGCTGGCTCGCCGCGCCGTCACCAAGCAGACTTACCCTGGACTGCTGGACAACGTG GCCGCAGGAGGTCTGGCTGCCGAGGTCGGTATCAGACACACTCTGGTCAAAGAATGTCTGGAGGAGGCGTGTATCCCAGCAGCCATTGCAGCACGGGCTCGTGCTGTTTCCACGGTGAG CTACACCTACGATGACGAGGAGGGCGTGTTCCCAGAGAGCCAGTTCGTCTTCGATTTGGAGCTTCCTGGGGACTTCCGGCCCACAGTGGGTGATGGGGAGGTGCAGGAGTTCTACCTCCTGCCCATCGACCAG GTGAAAGAGCTGCTGGCCACTGACGACTTCAAACCCAACTCCGCCATGGTGGTTCTGGATTTCCTCATCAGACACTCCTTCATTGATCCCGACACAG AGCCGTGCTACCAGCAGTTTGTGGCAGGACTCCACCAGACGTTATAG
- the ndufb11 gene encoding LOW QUALITY PROTEIN: NADH dehydrogenase [ubiquinone] 1 beta subcomplex subunit 11, mitochondrial (The sequence of the model RefSeq protein was modified relative to this genomic sequence to represent the inferred CDS: inserted 3 bases in 2 codons) — protein sequence MLTKKRREERGEVVSGSGTTVSFADKNVVPLSRLAGLSRLGSVPRLLSSQQLRFVSQSKPAGSTAVTELHRPGNEGHGEVSPYLKNPDYHGFSSDPVEDTLNMRVGXFLGISVALVIGGTFIHYLPDLRMRQWARREAEXLIVQREREGLPLISENYYDTEKIVLPSSGE from the exons atgctgacaaagaagagaagagaagagagaggagaagttGTTTCCGGTTCCGGGACAACAGTCTCCTTCGCAGATAAAAATGTTGTCCCTCTGTCCAGACTGGCCGGTCTGTCCCGGCTCGGTTCTGTCCCCCGGTTGCTCTCCAGCCAGCAGCTCCGGTTCGTGAGCCAGTCCAAACCGGCCGGAAGCACCGCGGTGACCGAACTGCACCGACCGGGCAATGAGGGACACGGAGAGGTCAGCCCGTACCTGAAG AATCCAGATTACCATGGCTTCTCCAGCGACCCGGTGGAGGACACCCTGAACATGAGGGTGGG CTTCCTCGGCATCTCTGTGGCTCTCGTCATCGGAGGAACCTTCATCCATTACCTGCCGGATCTCAG GATGCGGCAGTGGGCccggagggaggccg gactcatcgtacagagagagagagaaggtcTCCCTTTGATAAGCGAGAACTACTACGACACAGAAAAGATCGTGCTGCCCTCGTCTGGAGAGTAA
- the LOC115408884 gene encoding LOW QUALITY PROTEIN: rho-related GTP-binding protein RhoA-C-like (The sequence of the model RefSeq protein was modified relative to this genomic sequence to represent the inferred CDS: inserted 1 base in 1 codon) yields the protein MAAIRKKLVIVGDGACGKTCLLIVFSKDQFPEVYVPTVFENYVADIEVDGKQVELALWDTAGQEDYDRLRPLSYPDTDVILMCFSVDSPDSLENIPEKWTPEVXHFCPNVPIILVGNKKDLRNDEHTRRELAKMKQDPVKSEEGRDMAHRINAFGYLECSAKTKDGVREVFEMATRAALQAKKRGKKNGCSLL from the exons ATGGCGGCCATCAGAAAGAAGCTGGTGATCGTTGGTGACGGAGCCTGTGGAAAGACCTGTCTCCTCATCGTGTTCAGCAAGGACCAGTTCCCCGAGGTCTACGTGCCCACAGTGTTCGAGAACTACGTGGCAGACATCGAGGTGGATGGAAAACAG GTGGAGCTGGCCCTGTGGGACACCGCCGGCCAGGAGGACTACGACCGTCTGCGGCCCCTGTCCTACCCGGACACGGACGTCATCCTCATGTGCTTCTCCGTCGACAGCCCCGACAGCTTGG AGAATATTCCAGAGAAGTGGACCCCAGAAG AACACTTCTGCCCCAACGTGCCCATCATCCTGGTGGGGAACAAGAAGGACCTGCGGAACGACGAGCACACGCGGCGAGAGCTCGCCAAGATGAAACAG GACCCGGTGAAGTCCGAAGAGGGGCGGGACATGGCGCACCGGATCAACGCCTTCGGCTACCTGGAGTGCTCGGCCAAGACCAAGGACGGCGTGCGGGAGGTGTTTGAGATGGCCACCAGGGCGGCGCTGCAGGCCAAGAAACGAGGCAAGAAGAACGGCTGCTCCCTGCTGTAG
- the tpx2 gene encoding targeting protein for Xklp2, which yields MAESEKELYEFDVPSHENFQELLNSDVDDQWFEKKTRFAVTPLKRAEPSADGKPEAAGAGPQAQGPPAGAGPQAQGPPAGAGPQAQGPPAGAGPQATGVSVGADTRPKAAVAPCFHKAQDSNPETSARPPNLVTSWGAERCTGAQPKRSNSNPGPAQPRRVSKRLTVGVSSAPPSKKRKEQGTSEERELERIKNLQKEVAQHRKKNEASFKAALAGMPPPKKMVPSATVPKDFHFSTDSRVKASAASSTSLKELDFSSQLRKPSSPIKTRRGATIPKPFKLSGGAKQKKPEEASAFVSMAQRIQQYETKTPPRYHLPSRHTQERGPSQGKGDHLKITQPHSPHLMTLRRARPTSVKSSAEQEAEEAEQVKNFKVKALELNRKILEGAEPLKRPATREPTVPESFELEIERRLQERQSARRTAEGPPPYNFRARPLPRDVLEGVQGVPEKKTVLPTVPESPAFVLKKRVRVEPPVEVKRPSPVKTRSMLHSCVPFQPRLPENPQVQVCPFSFEQRERERQALKEKRLKEQQKEEVAQFKALPLPDFNTVQLPEKKKVEPTKPEPFRLLLDERGAVKASRWEQMVKEEQQHQQEAATFKARPNTVVHKEPFRPRKEERPAVAVEAFELATERRARDWEELEQQADLKEVLKAQQEAARRLEEEQKEREEIARLRQEQVHKAQPIRHYRPVSVKKSEIPLTIPESPNFSDRFRL from the exons ATGGCAGAAAGTGAGAAGGAGCTCTACGAGTTCGACGTCCCGTCTCACGAGAACTTCCAGGAGCTCCTGAATTCAGACGTGGACGACCAGTGGTTCG AAAAGAAGACTCGTTTTGCAGTCACCCCTCTGAAAAGGGCCGAGCCGTCTGCTGATGGTAAACCTGAGGCTGCCGGCGCCGGACCCCAGGCCCAGGGGCCGCCTGCCGGCGCCGGACCCCAGGCCCAGGGGCCGCCTGCCGGCGCCGGACCCCAGGCCCAGGGGCCGCCTGCCGGCGCCGGACCCCAGGCTACTGGGGTGTCTGTTGGCGCCGACACTAGACCCAAGGCTGCTGTGGCCCCTTGTTTTCACAAGGCCCAGGACTCGA ACCCTGAAACCTCTGCACGGCCCCCGAACCTGGTCACCTCCTGGGGGGCTGAACGGTGCACTGGTGCACAACCAAAGAGGAGCAACTCCAACCCGGGCCCTGCTCAGCCACGCAG GGTTTCCAAGCGTCTAACAGTTGGTGTCTCCTCGGCACCGCCGTCTAAAAAGCGTAAAGA GCAGGGCACTTCTGAAGAGCGTGAGCTGGAGCGAATCAAGAACCTGCAGAAAGAAGTGGCTCAGCATCGCAAAAAGAACGAGGCCAGCTTCAAGGCAGCGCTGGCTGGCA TGCCGCCGCCAAAGAAGATGGTCCCGTCTGCCACGGTGCCAAAAGACTTCCACTTCTCCACCGACAGTCGAGTGAAGGCGTCCGCTGCGTCCAGCACGTCCCTGAAGGAGCTGGACTTCAGCAGCCAGCTGCGGAAACCCTCCTCCCCG ATCAAGACCAGGAGAGGCGCCACAATCCCCAAGCCCTTCAAACTGTCCGGAGGCGCCAAGCAGAAGAAGCCGGAGGAGGCGTCCGCCTTCGTGTCCATGGCTCAGAGGATCCAGCAGTACGAGACCAAGACTCCTCCGCGCTACCACCTGCCCAGCCGCCACACCCAGGAGCGAG GGCCGTCCCAGGGGAAAGGAGACCACCTGAAGATCACCCAGCCTCACTCGCCACACCTGATGACCCTCCGCAGGGCCCGGCCCACCTCGGTGAAGAGCAGCGCCGAGCaggaggccgaggaggcggAGCAAGTCAAGAA CTTTAAGGTCAAAGCTCTGGAGCTGAACCGGAAGATcctggagggggcggagcctctgaAGAGGCCGGCGACGCGGGAGCCCACGGTGCCGGAGAGCTTCGAGCTGGAGATcgagaggaggctgcaggagaggCAGAGCGCCAGGAGGACCGCCGAGGGACCCCCACCCTACAACTTCAGAGCCAGACCGCTGCCCAGAGACGTCCTGGAGGGAGTCCAG GGAGTCCCAGAGAAGAAGACGGTCCTTCCCACTGTGCCAGAGTCTCCAGCGTTTGTCCTGAAGAAGCGGGTTCGAGTGGAGCCCCCGGTGGAG GTGAAGCGGCCCTCCCCTGTAAAGACGCGCTCCATGCTTCACTCGTGCGTGCCCTTCCAGCCCCGCCTCCCGGAGAACCCGCAGGTCCAGGTGTGCCCGTTCTCCTTCGAGCAGAGGGAGCGGGAGCGCCAGGCGCTGAAGGAGAAGcggctgaaggagcagcagaaggaggag GTGGCCCAGTTCAAGGCCCTGCCCCTGCCGGACTTCAACACCGTGCAGCTCCCCGAGAAGAAGAAGGTGGAGCCCACCAAGCCGGAGcccttcaggctgctgctggacgagcGAGGAGCCGTGAAGGCCAGCCGCTGGGAGCAGATG GtcaaagaggagcagcagcaccagcaggaaGCCGCCACCTTCAAGGCCCGCCCCAACACCGTGGTCCACAAGGAGCCGTTCAGACCCCGGAAGGAGGAGCGCCCGGCCGTCG CCGTGGAGGCCTTCGAGCTGGCCACCGAGCGGCGGGCCAGGGActgggaggagctggagcagcaggccgACCTCAAAGAGGTCTTGAAGGCCCAGCAGGAGGCGgccaggaggctggaggaggagcagaaggagagggaggagatcGCCAGGCTGCGGCAGGAACAG GTGCACAAAGCCCAGCCCATCAGACACTACCGGCCGGTGTCGGTTAAGAAGAGCGAGATTCCTCTGACCATCCCCGAGTCGCCCAACTTCTCCGACCGCTTCCGTCTATAA
- the plod1a gene encoding procollagen-lysine,2-oxoglutarate 5-dioxygenase 1 isoform X1: MDRGFVLLFLSLLSADLPLTACEQQPAAAENLLVVTVATKETDGFRRFLRSAKHFNYSVKVLGQGLKWEGGDYMSAPGGGQKVRLLKAALDQMKDEDQIILFIDSYDVIFASDPRELLKKFKQAKHKVVFSSESLIWPDRHLEDKHPHVREGNRFLGSGGFMGFLPNIKEMISNWTGADSDSDQLFFTRIYTDPAKRKSINITLDSKCRLFQNLHGALDEVVLKFEDGRVRARNVLYDTLPVIVHGNGPTKLQINYLGNYIPNIWTFEGGCSVCDENLRPLEALQESEHPLVMVGVFIQQPTPFVTVFFERLLQLQYPKNRLKLFIYNQEAHHKHHVDAFLRDHGNLYENIKNIEPEEEMDAPSARNLLFELCRRDEGCDYVFSLDVEVVLKNDKTLKILIEQNLPMIAPMITRSGRLWSNFWGALSADGYYARSEDYVDIVQERRVGVWNVPYVSSVFLVGGSLLRSDLSDPELFSSDVLDPDMAFCHHVRRKGVFMFVTNMHTFGRILSTENYQTTRLHNDLWQIFENPVDWQERYIHQNYTLIMKDKLIEMPCPDVYWFPLFTNVACDHLVEEMEHHGKWSGGGNVDKRIQGGYENVPTIDIHMNQISFDKEWRKLLMEYVAPITEKMYPGYYTQALFDLAFVVRYKPDEQPSLRPHHDASTFTINIALNQVGLDYQGGGCRFLRYNCSVTAPRKGWALMHPGRLTHYHEGLPTTAGVRYIAVSFVDP, from the exons AAAACCTTCTTGTTGTGACAGTTGCAACCAAAGAGACTGATGGCTTCAGGCGTTTCTTGAGGTCTGCCAAACACTTTAACTACAGCGTAAAG GTTCTGGGTCAAGGTCTGAAGTGGGAGGGGGGGGACTACATGTctgctccaggaggaggacagaaagtGCGACTTCTTAAGGCTGCTCTGGACCAGATGAAGGACGAGGATCAGATCATCCTGTTCATTGACAG CTACGATGTGATTTTTGCCTCGGATCCTAGAGAGTTGCTCAAAAAGTTCAAGCAGGCCAAACACAAGGTGGTGTTCTCCTCGGAGAGCCTCATCTGGCCCGACAGACACCTGGAGGACAAGCACCCCCACGTCAGGGAGGGCAACAGGTTCCTGGGCTCCGGGG GTTTCATGGGCTTCCTCCCCAACATCAAAGAAATGATCTCCAACTGGACCGGAGCAGACAGCGACAGCGACCAGCTGTTCTTCACCAGGATCTACACCGATCCAGCAAAAAGA AAATCCATCAATATCACCCTGGACAGCAAGTGCAGACTGTTCCAGAACCTCCATGGTGCTCTCG ATGAGGTGGTGCTGAAGTTTGAGGATGGTCGGGTGCGAGCCAGAAACGTGCTGTACGATACTCTTCCTGTCATCGTTCATGGAAACGGTCCAACGAAG ctgcagaTCAACTACCTGGGTAACTACATCCCCAACATCTGGACGTTTGAAGGTGGCTGCAGCGTGTGCGATGAGAATCTCCGTCCTCTCGAAGCTCTCCAG GAGAGCGAGCACCCCCTGGTGATGGTCGGGGTCTTCATTCAGCAGCCCACTCCCTTCGTCACAGTGTTTTTTGAACGTCTGCTTCAGCTCCAGTATCCGAAGAACAGGCTCAAGCTCTTTATCTACAATCAG GAAGCTCATCATAAGCATCATGTCGACGCGTTCCTGCGGGATCATGGGAACCTTTATGAGAACATCAAGAACATTGAACCTGAAGAGGAGATGGACGCACCCTCCGCCCGCAACCTGCTTTT CGAGCTGTGCCGTAGGGATGAGGGCTGTGACTACGTGTTCAGCCTGGACGTGGAGGTGGTGCTGAAGAATGACAAGACGCTGAAGATCCTCATAGAACAGAACCT TCCGATGATCGCACCAATGATCACTCGATCTGGTCGGCTCTGGAGCAACTTCTGGGGAGCGCTCAGCGCAGACGGCTACTACGCCCGGTCGGAGGACTACGTGGACATTGTTCAGGAACGGAGAGT AGGTGTGTGGAACGTCCCCTACGTGTCCTCGGTCTTCCTGGTCGGCGGCAGCCTGCTGCGATCTGACCTGAGTGACCCGgagctcttcagctcagacgTTCTGGACCCCGATATGGCGTTCTGCCACCACGTCCGCAGGAAG GGGGTCTTCATGTTCGTCACCAACATGCACACGTTTGGCCGCATCCTGTCAACGGAGAACTACCAGACGACTCGCCTCCATAATGACCTGTGGCAGATCTTCGAGAACCCCGTG GACTGGCAGGAGCGCTACATCCACCAGAACTACaccctcatcatgaaggacaagCTGATTGAAATG CCCTGTCCAGATGTTTACTGGTTCCCACTTTTCACCAACGTGGCATGTGACCACCTGGTTGAAGAAATGGAGCATCATGGGAAGTGGTCAGGAGGCGGTAatgtg GACAAAAGGATCCAGGGCGGCTATGAGAACGTCCCCACCATCGACATCCACATGAATCAGATCAGCTTCGATAAAGAGTGGCGGAAGTTACTGATGGAGTATGTCGCCCCCATCACAGAGAAGATGTACCCGGGTTACTACACCCAG gctCTCTTTGACTTGGCCTTTGTAGTTAGGTATAAGCCAGACGAGCAGCCGTCTCTGCGGCCGCACCACGACGCCTCCACTTTCACTATAAACATTGCTCTGAACCAAGTGGGCCTGGACTACCAG GGGGGCGGATGCCGGTTCCTCCGGTACAACTGCTCCGTCACGGCCCCCCGTAAAGGCTGGGCGCTCATGCACCCGGGCCGCCTCACCCACTACCACGAAGGCCTGCCCACCACCGCGGGGGTCCGCTACATCGCCGTGTCCTTCGTGGATCCCTGA